A genome region from Trichoderma asperellum chromosome 7, complete sequence includes the following:
- a CDS encoding uncharacterized protein (EggNog:ENOG41~SECRETED:SignalP(1-17)) — MRSSSFIISSIISTAIAAEIKVNYYSDGGCSDYMITVTPPADWSCYNYDWTGQNSVGVASSTYPNGTPICTYYVFADCQGASQTEGGIHNNCASNWGHGFLSMSCGIEHGLKE; from the coding sequence ATGCGTTCTTCAAGCTTCATTATCTCATCCATCATCTCGACGGCTATTGCCGCTGAAATTAAAGTCAATTACTATTCCGACGGCGGCTGTTCTGATTACATGATTACCGTAACTCCCCCTGCCGACTGGAGTTGTTACAACTATGACTGGACTGGCCAGAATAGCGTGGGCGTGGCTTCGTCCACCTATCCCAATGGAACGCCAATTTGCACTTACTACGTCTTCGCTGACTGTCAGGGCGCCTCCCAGACCGAGGGTGGTATCCATAACAATTGTGCCTCAAACTGGGGCCATGGTTTCCTCTCCATGAGCTGCGGCATCGAACACGGACTCAAGGAATAG
- a CDS encoding uncharacterized protein (EggNog:ENOG41), producing the protein MATMNEVFAGYEARQEVLNNSSNRFAKGIAWVEGELVPLHEARIPLLDQGFMHSDLTYDVPSVWDGRFFRLDDHLNRLIASCKKMRLCLPLPREEVKSILVDMVAKSGIRDAFVELIVTRGLTGVRGARPQDLLKNNLYMFIQPYVWVMDPEVQRRGGAAIVARTVRRIPPGSIDPTIKNLMWGDLVRGLFEASDRGATYPFLTDGDANLTEGSGFNIVLVKNGVLYTPERGVLLGITRKSVIDAAEANGLEIRAEFVPVELAYQADEIFMCTTAGGIMPINTLDGKPIKDGNVGPITKMIWDTYWAMHYDDRYSFEIDFSRGGYQNGVH; encoded by the coding sequence ATGGCAACTATGAACGAGGTTTTTGCAGGCTACGAGGCACGCCAAGAGGTtctcaacaacagcagcaaccgtTTTGCGAAAGGAATTGCCTGGGTCGAGGGCGAGCTTGTTCCCCTGCATGAAGCTCGCATCCCCCTCCTTGACCAGGGCTTCATGCATAGCGACTTGACCTATGATGTTCCTTCCGTGTGGGACGGTCGTTTCTTCCGCCTCGACGACCATCTTAACCGCCTCATTGCCAGCTGCAAGAAAATGCGACTGTGTCTGCCGCTACCGCGAGAGGAAGTCAAAAGCATCTTGGTGGACATGGTTGCGAAAAGCGGCATCAGAGACGCATTTGTGGAGCTGATTGTGACTCGAGGACTGACCGGTGTCCGCGGAGCTCGGCCACAGGATCTGCTCAAGAATAATCTCTACATGTTCATTCAGCCCTACGTCTGGGTCATGGACCCCGAAGTTCAGCGAAGGGGCGGCGCAGCGATTGTTGCCAGAACGGTTCGGCGCATTCCTCCAGGATCCATCGATCCGACTATTAAGAATTTGATGTGGGGGGACCTCGTACGTGGTCTATTCGAAGCATCAGATCGTGGCGCCACGTACCCTTTCCTCACGGATGGAGATGCCAATCTTACCGAAGGATCAGGTTTCAATATTGTACTGGTGAAAAACGGGGTCTTGTACACTCCTGAACGCGGTGTGTTGCTGGGCATCACTCGCAAGAGCGTTATTGATGCTGCCGAGGCCAATGGTTTAGAAATCCGCGCGGAGTTCGTGCCCGTCGAGTTGGCATACCAGGCTGACGAGATATTTATGTGCACAACTGCGGGTGGCATTATGCCCATTAACACGCTGGACGGGAAGCCGATCAAAGACGGCAACGTTGGCCCAATCACCAAAATGATCTGGGATACATACTGGGCAATGCATTACGATGACAGGTATAGCTTTGAGATTGATTTCAGTCGGGGTGGATATCAGAATGGAGTTCACTAA
- a CDS encoding uncharacterized protein (EggNog:ENOG41) has protein sequence MAAVTNSAPRDIPFATFSAANDAAVLLFELIQAKASPPTLISSGNTIGYHISLPLSSDISSSDGNSSDSASEFQASHSSKLVEWKIGAGASPTLADKELGLTNPDILLCAPGDTPASHRIRNYIKDFHAYITFHPTSGVLMLRNFCDRPIIYEQGDMHDNDLTLRLDEWGKGMTCVLRREHNYIRFGPYRFLFKFVTQTRQNFDRFTAYMNGVIKSDFHGLNPSRLFNFIPMPSPYHETSWNIWLHHKIPTTNVTTGVDIRTGQPVAVKKLWNRETSKTRQYVVERLKMALQSRDAQDSGILRIIDVWCSHQTSPPCLFDASNSDMLDECRYTFYSMPLAGYNFLDLPWTKLEHDIHLTYFHQTLLGLSALHEQGLIHGNIRPTSLLILANTAHTSYTTTKALSTKRAVLSLSMSQVERKPYDITCICIAPEAWQKINSRSTTKLDKTKLDIWALATSWIYTFMRPPDNFKIVTERDHLQMQRQVQYRIERLSFLRRFAPLLNKMLAWEPECRPSAAEALASNAWQPVWDEKQRREDKKKQKRKAKMQSGGAKRVRVLSPATEDYKIIESDSKKD, from the coding sequence ATGGCGGCCGTTACAAATTCCGCGCCGCGCGACATTCCATTTGCCACCTTTAGCGCTGCCAACGACGCAGCCGTTCTCCTGTTCGAGCTCATCCAGGCTAAAGCGTCACCGCCAACTCTCATTAGCAGCGGGAATACCATCGGCTATCACATATCACTGCCTTTATCATCTGACATTTCTAGCTCAGATGGTAACAGCTCTGATTCAGCCTCCGAATTTCAAGCCTCACACTCTTCTAAATTGGTGGAATGGAAAATTGGCGCTGGTGCATCGCCAACTTTGGCCGACAAAGAGCTGGGCCTCACCAATCCAGACATTCTTCTCTGCGCTCCAGGCGACACGCCAGCTTCCCACAGAATTCGCAACTACATCAAGGACTTCCATGCATACATCACCTTCCACCCAACTTCAGGTGTTCTTATGCTCCGGAATTTTTGCGATCGACCCATCATCTACGAGCAAGGCGATATGCACGATAATGACTTGACCCTCCGCTTAGATGAATGGGGCAAGGGAATGACATGTGTCCTGCGAAGAGAGCACAATTATATTCGCTTCGGCCCATATCGATTTCTTTTCAAATTCGTGACACAAACCCGACAGAATTTCGATAGATTTACTGCTTATATGAACGGTGTTATCAAGAGTGACTTTCATGGACTGAATCCCTCACGCCTGTTCAACTTCATCCCAATGCCAAGCCCATATCACGAGACTTCATGGAATATTTGGCTTCATCACAAGATCCCAACCACAAACGTCACTACCGGCGTCGACATTCGTACGGGACAGCCGGTTGCTGTCAAGAAGCTGTGGAACAGAGAGACATCCAAGACGCGCCAGTACGTTGTCGAACGGTTGAAAATGGCCCTCCAGAGCAGAGACGCACAAGACAGTGGGATACTTAGAATTATCGATGTCTGGTGTTCTCACCAGACTTCTCCTCCGTGCCTATTTGATGCATCCAACAGCGATATGCTTGACGAGTGCCGGTATACCTTCTATTCGATGCCGCTAGCCGGATATAATTTTTTAGATCTTCCTTGGACAAAGTTAGAGCACGATATACACCTCACATATTTTCATCAGACATTACTGGGTCTCTCTGCGCTGCATGAGCAGGGCCTCATTCACGGGAATATACGGCCTACTTCACTGCTCATATTGGCCAATACAGCGCATACATCGTATACGACTACCAAGGCTCTTTCGACCAAACGGGCTgtcttgtctctctccatgAGTCAGGTAGAGAGAAAACCGTACGATATAACTTGTATTTGTATCGCACCTGAAGCTTGGCAGAAAATAAACAGTAGATCAACAACAAAGCTAGATAAGACCAAGCTTGACATCTGGGCACTGGCTACTTCATGGATTTATACTTTCATGCGACCACCAGACAATTTCAAAATCGTAACAGAACGGGACCATCTACAGATGCAAAGACAGGTGCAGTATCGGATTGAACGACTTTCATTTTTGAGGCGCTTTGCTCCTCTTTTGAACAAAATGCTTGCCTGGGAACCAGAATGTCGGCCAAGCGCAGCCGAAGCTCTTGCGAGCAACGCCTGGCAGCCCGTCTGGGATGAGAAGCAGAGGAGGGAGGATaagaagaaacagaagcGGAAGGCCAAGATGCAATCGGGGGGAGCCAAGAGAGTCAGAGTGCTCTCGCCTGCCACAGAAGATTATAAAATCATTGAGTCGGATTCGAAAAAGGATTGA
- a CDS encoding uncharacterized protein (EggNog:ENOG41) — protein MGRVGGNDKRSPGSARAGFGDVASTNPAPSNPNLLSVAVNTISYPEGVWTLAWYVQYDTCGGPRRGENFTTVFTVSKSGKTVDLEAATSSDTCGTAEAQAFNITSPVQCDTLDPSPTTNPCAATIDSAAASSISALARAIGAVCTSYSTNLTCQDPRPPPGQPSAANPQVAAASTLHALTLLAALVAMIPSCMGWTHALYVFGTAEVAACTGGSFLFTT, from the coding sequence ATGGGCCGTGTAGGGGGCAACGACAAGAGATCGCCAGGCTCTGCTCGCGCCGGCTTCGGCGATGTGGCTTCGACAAATCCCGCGCCCAGCAACCCGAATCTGCTCAGCGTTGCTGTCAACACCATTTCGTACCCGGAAGGCGTCTGGACGCTCGCCTGGTACGTGCAGTACGATACTTGTGGGGGACCAAGACGTGGCGAGAACTTCACCACCGTATTCACCGTCAGCAAGTCTGGAAAGACAGTTGATCTTGAGGCAGCCACGTCGTCTGACACTTGCGGCACCGCGGAGGCTCAAGCGTTCAACATCACCTCTCCTGTCCAGTGTGACACGCTGGATCCCAGTCCAACCACCAACCCATGCGCGGCGACGATTGATTCTGCAGCCGCATCCAGTATATCCGCCCTAGCCAGAGCCATAGGTGCCGTCTGCACCTCTTACAGCACCAACCTCACCTGCCAGGACCCGAGACCGCCCCCCGGCCAACCTTCAGCAGCCAATCCTCAAGTGGCAGCGGCGTCGACATTACATGCCCTTACGCTGCTGGCTGCATTGGTTGCCATGATCCCATCTTGTATGGGGTGGACGCATGCACTTTACGTCTTTGGTACAGCTGAAGTAGCAGCTTGCACAGGCggatcttttttatttactacctag
- a CDS encoding uncharacterized protein (EggNog:ENOG41): MLNSSKTAELRSRHFVALPIENMAKRRSAASPSSPRKKARLDLPTDTPSLVISSDDEASSSSASTLSPPTPRREKRKRADITSTNDLLEEPNPSISAKRARTQSAASSTRHSRNPSAEPWPSPDDDPDFVPWPSHFDDPQSQAHIYYEDEYHTKELTAEAREFRKRATLALQGYLLCPCGKYHQMDGRKSWHHPGMEPELEEPLGAQSQLDTGSTYRSRSREPLLSPELSDEETGAAGGDQLEIAPNGVSESSSISSDSPAPAILGASNVSSTISPTTSPATSSASLPAITKAPVSRQRNNTKRNPGKPISQRQTRKKKNKRKLEGESKDKGNKRQPRGQRSKSIPATEEAVYSRRSSRRAMGYQLWFLGDNGKACLVASSSR, from the coding sequence AtgctcaacagcagcaaaaccGCAGAGCTTCGATCGCGTCATTTCGTCGCTTTGCCCATTGAAAATATGGCTAAGAGAAGATCCGCCGCAAGTCCTTCTTCGCCGCGCAAGAAGGCCAGGCTAGACCTGCCGACCGATACTCCGAGTCTTGTGATATCTAGCGACGATGaggcatcttcgtcatcagcatcaacattGTCACCTCCAACCCCCCGGCGCGAAAAACGCAAGAGGGCAGATATCACTTCAACCAATGACCTACTAGAAGAGCCAAATCCGAGCATCAGCGCGAAACGGGCCAGGACACAGAGCGCAGCCAGTTCAACGAGGCATTCACGGAATCCCAGCGCTGAACCATGGCCGAGTCCCGACGATGATCCAGATTTCGTACCATGGCCCAGCCATTTCGACGACCCACAGTCACAAGCACATATATATTACGAAGATGAATATCACACAAAGGAGCTGACCGCGGAGGCACGAGAGTTTCGGAAAAGGGCTACATTAGCGCTGCAGGGCTATTTGCTATGCCCGTGCGGAAAGTATCACCAAATGGATGGCCGAAAGTCGTGGCACCATCCGGGGATGGAGCCAGAGCTAGAAGAACCACTTGGAGCACAGTCTCAGCTAGATACTGGCTCGACATACCGAAGTCGAAGTCGAGAGCCGCTATTAAGCCCAGAGCTTTCCGATGAAGAGACGGGTGCAGCTGGGGGTGATCAGCTCGAAATCGCGCCTAATGGCGTTTCTGAATCGTCATCGATATCATCAGATTCGCCAGCCCCTGCTATTTTGGGGGCATCAAATGTTTCTTCCACCATTTCACCCACCACTTCGCCTGCCACTTCATCTGCCTCTTTACCCGCAATCACCAAGGCTCCAGTCTCGCGTCAACGTAACAACACAAAACGCAATCCAGGGAAGCCAATCTCACAACGTCAAAcgcgcaagaagaagaacaagaggaaGCTAGAGGGGGAGAGTAAAGATAAAGGCAACAAGCGCCAGCCTCGAGGCCAGAGATCCAAGTCTATTCCCGCAACTGAAGAGGCTGTTTATTCACGGCGGTCATCCAGGAGAGCTATGGGATATCAACTGTGGTTCTTGGGTGACAACGGCAAAGCTTGCTTGGTGGCGTCATCATCAAGATAA